A single genomic interval of Bradyrhizobium sp. AZCC 1693 harbors:
- a CDS encoding HlyD family type I secretion periplasmic adaptor subunit, with the protein MRSAKSSVRAEPSPRIIPFRRTRRRGEELAFLPAALEIVETPPSPTGRAIGSAIILLFCLTLIWAWWSPIDIVASATGKILPSGRVKVIQPFETGVVRSIRVQDGQAVKAGQVLIELDPTANEAERDHLRNDLLAEQLSTARLRAALLGGDDPLDDFMPPAGADPELIATQRQLLLNQVTEHRAKVAALTRQQAQKEAEHATTAATIHKLETIIPVIKWRVDIRKTLVERELGSKLSYFEVLQLLVEQQEEFNVQNSRLHETEAAIAAIRETRGQAAAEYRHTISDDLAKAELKAKGLAQDLIKAEQKTRLQLLTAPVDGVVQQLAVHTVGGVVTPAQPLLVLVPSDSRLEIEAMVSNSDIGFVHAGQPAEIKVDTFNFTRYGLLHGAVLSVSQDAVIRDRQQDRSGERALRAANETSEPKGQELNYSARISLERTQMQIDDRLVNLSPGMAVTVEIKTGARSILSYLLSPLLRYRQETLRER; encoded by the coding sequence ATGAGGTCGGCTAAATCATCGGTGCGCGCCGAGCCTTCGCCACGAATCATCCCGTTTCGGCGTACGCGGCGGCGCGGCGAAGAGCTGGCATTTCTGCCAGCCGCGCTTGAAATCGTGGAAACGCCGCCGTCGCCGACCGGCCGCGCGATCGGGAGCGCCATCATTCTCCTGTTCTGCCTGACGCTGATCTGGGCCTGGTGGAGCCCGATCGATATCGTTGCGTCGGCGACCGGAAAAATCCTCCCCAGCGGCCGCGTCAAGGTCATTCAGCCGTTCGAGACCGGAGTAGTGCGTTCCATTCGGGTGCAGGATGGGCAGGCGGTCAAAGCAGGCCAAGTCCTGATCGAACTTGACCCGACCGCGAACGAAGCGGAGCGCGACCATTTGCGCAATGACTTGCTTGCCGAGCAGCTCAGCACCGCGCGGTTGCGAGCGGCACTATTGGGCGGCGACGATCCCTTAGACGATTTCATGCCCCCTGCCGGAGCCGATCCTGAACTGATCGCTACCCAGCGACAGCTCTTGCTGAATCAGGTGACCGAGCATCGGGCCAAGGTCGCCGCGCTCACCCGTCAACAGGCGCAGAAGGAAGCCGAGCATGCCACGACCGCGGCGACGATCCACAAGCTCGAGACGATCATTCCAGTGATCAAGTGGCGCGTGGACATCCGCAAGACGCTGGTGGAAAGAGAGTTGGGCTCGAAGCTCAGCTATTTCGAGGTGTTGCAGCTCTTGGTCGAGCAACAGGAGGAGTTCAACGTTCAAAACAGCCGCCTGCATGAGACGGAGGCAGCCATTGCCGCGATACGCGAGACCCGTGGTCAGGCGGCGGCGGAATATCGGCACACGATCTCCGACGACCTCGCCAAGGCCGAGCTGAAAGCCAAAGGCCTGGCCCAGGACCTGATCAAGGCCGAGCAAAAGACCAGGCTTCAGTTATTGACGGCACCGGTGGACGGCGTGGTGCAGCAGCTCGCGGTTCATACCGTCGGCGGCGTGGTCACGCCGGCGCAGCCCCTCTTGGTCTTGGTGCCGAGCGACAGCCGGCTGGAGATTGAGGCCATGGTGTCAAACAGCGACATCGGTTTCGTCCATGCTGGGCAACCGGCCGAGATCAAGGTCGATACCTTCAACTTCACCCGCTACGGACTGCTGCACGGCGCGGTGCTCTCGGTCTCGCAGGACGCCGTGATCCGCGATCGTCAACAGGACCGCTCCGGCGAGCGAGCGCTCCGAGCTGCCAACGAGACCAGCGAGCCGAAAGGCCAGGAGCTGAACTACAGCGCCCGTATTTCGCTCGAGCGCACTCAGATGCAGATCGACGACAGGTTGGTCAATCTATCGCCCGGCATGGCGGTGACGGTGGAGATCAAGACCGGTGCGCGGAGCATCCTGAGTTATCTCCTGTCGCCTTTGCTGCGCTACCGGCAGGAAACGTTGCGCGAGCGCTAG
- a CDS encoding AraC family transcriptional regulator has translation MATDTLSDVLKTVRLTGAAYFDIAAQEPWSVHSPARDLILPKILPGADHLIAYHVVTAGRCFASLDGGEPVSLEAGEVVMFTNADPHVMSSDAGMRADPPTADMIDIAEAGQLPFHINLMNGGTVSAKLVCGYLACDSRPFNPLLEALPPMLKAGDPRKNDAGWLGQFIHFAVAEVADKRAGSESVLTKLSELMFIDVVRRYIETLPQQDAGWLAGLRDPAVGKALGLIHARLSFNWTIEGLARQCGASRTVLAERFMLFVGIPPMHYLAKWRMQVASEMLNRGNANMATIAAEIGYESEAAFSRAFKKMMGVPPSAWRLGARANASHPR, from the coding sequence ATGGCGACGGATACCCTGTCTGATGTCCTCAAGACCGTGCGGCTCACTGGCGCTGCGTATTTCGATATCGCCGCGCAGGAGCCGTGGTCGGTTCATTCTCCTGCGCGCGACCTGATCCTGCCGAAAATCCTGCCCGGAGCCGATCATCTCATCGCCTATCATGTCGTGACGGCGGGACGCTGCTTCGCCAGCCTCGACGGCGGGGAGCCGGTTTCCCTCGAGGCCGGCGAAGTCGTCATGTTCACCAATGCCGATCCGCACGTGATGTCGAGCGACGCCGGCATGCGCGCGGATCCGCCCACGGCTGACATGATCGATATAGCCGAGGCCGGCCAGCTTCCCTTCCACATCAATCTCATGAATGGCGGGACGGTATCGGCCAAGCTCGTATGCGGTTACCTCGCTTGCGATTCCAGGCCATTCAACCCGCTGCTCGAGGCGCTGCCGCCGATGCTGAAAGCCGGCGACCCGCGCAAGAATGACGCAGGCTGGCTTGGCCAGTTCATCCACTTTGCAGTTGCTGAAGTTGCCGACAAACGCGCCGGCAGCGAAAGCGTGCTAACCAAGCTTAGCGAGTTGATGTTCATCGACGTGGTGCGGCGTTATATCGAGACGTTGCCGCAGCAGGACGCCGGATGGCTTGCGGGCTTGCGCGATCCCGCGGTCGGCAAGGCACTGGGACTGATCCACGCCCGGCTGTCATTCAACTGGACCATCGAGGGACTGGCGCGGCAATGCGGCGCCTCGCGCACTGTGCTGGCCGAACGGTTCATGCTATTCGTCGGGATTCCCCCGATGCATTATCTCGCCAAGTGGCGGATGCAGGTCGCCTCCGAGATGCTGAACCGGGGCAATGCCAACATGGCGACGATCGCCGCCGAGATCGGCTACGAGTCCGAAGCCGCGTTCAGCCGCGCCTTCAAGAAGATGATGGGCGTGCCGCCTTCGGCCTGGCGGCTCGGCGCCCGTGCGAACGCATCCCATCCAAGGTGA
- a CDS encoding type I secretion system permease/ATPase: MSTEASDARPTDPGLEALVTLLHLQGVAADAGQIAHRLGTDKIGAPEMLRCARDLGLKARACRIDWSRLASTPLPAIASLRDGGFLLVAKADGQKVLVQSPLAPRPALMTRDELLAVWDGGLMLMTRRAGLSDFTRRFNITWFLGAIHKYRYLLSEVLLASFFLQLLGLVSPLFFQVVIDKVLVHRSLSTLDVLVLGLVAISVFETVLGILRTYLFAHTTNRIDVELGARLFHHLLALPMAYFQARRVGDSIARVRELENMRNFLTSSALTLVIDLLFTFVFLAVMYFYSPLLTWIVLASFPFYIAISAGATPLFRRRLDEKFQRGAENQAFLVESVTGIETLKAMAVEPQMQRRWEEQLAGYVSASFRVLSLGNSASQTVQLVNKIVTAGILYCGARLVIDGSLSVGELVAFNILAGRVSAPVLRLAQIWQDFHQARLSIARLGDILNTTAEPAYAAGRARLPAIRGDIKFDHVSFRYRIDGQEVLHDVSVDVPAGQTIGIVGPSGSGKSTITKLVQRLYVPERGRVLVDGMDIAMADPAWLRRQIGVVLQENVLFNRSVRDNIALADPAMPMDRVIAAAQLAGAHEFILELAEGYDTVVGERGSTLSGGQRQRIAIARALVTDPRILIFDEATSALDYESERIIQQNMTDIAKGRTVLVIAHRLSTVRTADRIVTLDRGRLVEDGSHDMLIKTGGRYASLHRLQGGFHEVG; this comes from the coding sequence ATGAGCACCGAAGCCAGCGACGCCAGACCGACCGATCCTGGTCTCGAAGCGCTCGTGACGCTGCTGCATCTCCAGGGTGTCGCGGCCGATGCCGGACAAATCGCGCATCGGCTGGGAACGGACAAGATTGGCGCACCGGAGATGCTCCGGTGCGCCAGGGATCTCGGACTCAAGGCGCGTGCCTGCCGGATCGACTGGTCGCGGCTTGCGAGCACACCTTTGCCTGCCATCGCGTCCCTGCGCGATGGCGGGTTCCTGCTGGTCGCGAAGGCCGACGGGCAAAAGGTTCTGGTTCAGTCGCCGCTGGCACCCCGGCCGGCGTTGATGACCCGGGATGAGCTTCTGGCAGTCTGGGACGGCGGGCTGATGCTGATGACCCGCCGCGCCGGATTGTCGGACTTCACCAGACGGTTCAACATCACTTGGTTCTTGGGCGCGATCCACAAATATCGCTATCTCCTGAGCGAAGTCCTGCTCGCGTCGTTCTTCCTGCAGCTGCTCGGCCTGGTCTCGCCTTTGTTCTTTCAGGTCGTCATCGACAAGGTGCTGGTGCACCGCTCCTTGAGCACTCTCGACGTTCTCGTTCTCGGACTGGTCGCCATTTCGGTTTTCGAGACCGTGCTGGGAATTCTGCGGACCTATCTGTTCGCGCACACCACCAATCGCATCGACGTCGAACTCGGGGCGCGCCTTTTTCACCACCTGCTGGCTTTGCCAATGGCCTATTTCCAGGCGCGGCGTGTCGGCGATTCCATCGCGCGGGTGCGCGAACTGGAAAACATGCGCAATTTCCTCACCAGCTCGGCGCTTACGCTGGTCATCGACCTGTTGTTCACCTTCGTCTTTCTGGCGGTGATGTACTTCTACTCACCGCTTTTGACCTGGATCGTGCTGGCTTCCTTCCCGTTCTATATCGCGATCTCGGCGGGGGCGACGCCGCTGTTTCGCCGTCGCCTGGATGAGAAATTCCAGCGCGGCGCCGAGAACCAGGCCTTCCTGGTCGAGAGCGTGACCGGGATCGAGACGCTAAAGGCCATGGCGGTCGAGCCGCAGATGCAGCGCCGCTGGGAGGAACAGCTCGCCGGCTACGTCTCAGCGAGCTTCCGGGTCCTGAGCCTGGGCAACAGCGCGAGCCAGACGGTCCAGTTGGTCAACAAGATCGTCACGGCTGGCATTCTTTATTGCGGCGCTAGGCTCGTGATCGACGGCAGCCTCTCCGTCGGCGAGCTCGTCGCCTTCAATATCCTGGCCGGAAGGGTGAGCGCGCCGGTGCTGCGTCTCGCCCAGATCTGGCAAGACTTTCACCAGGCCCGCCTGTCGATCGCGCGGCTGGGCGACATCCTCAACACGACCGCGGAGCCGGCCTATGCGGCGGGGCGCGCGCGGCTGCCGGCGATCCGCGGCGACATCAAATTCGACCACGTCTCGTTCCGCTATCGCATCGACGGCCAGGAAGTCCTGCACGATGTCAGCGTCGACGTGCCAGCCGGCCAGACGATCGGCATTGTCGGCCCCTCCGGGTCCGGCAAGAGTACCATCACAAAGCTGGTCCAACGCCTCTACGTCCCGGAGCGCGGACGGGTGCTGGTGGATGGAATGGATATCGCAATGGCCGATCCCGCCTGGCTGCGCCGCCAGATCGGCGTGGTCTTGCAGGAGAACGTGCTGTTCAATCGCTCGGTGCGCGACAATATCGCGCTCGCAGACCCGGCAATGCCGATGGACCGCGTCATCGCGGCAGCGCAACTTGCTGGTGCGCACGAGTTCATCCTCGAGCTCGCCGAGGGCTACGACACCGTGGTCGGCGAGCGCGGATCTACCCTCTCGGGCGGCCAGCGCCAGCGCATCGCAATCGCGCGCGCGCTCGTCACCGATCCGCGCATCCTGATCTTTGACGAAGCGACCAGCGCCCTTGACTATGAAAGCGAGCGCATCATTCAGCAGAACATGACGGACATCGCCAAAGGGCGCACGGTACTGGTGATCGCGCACCGGCTCTCGACCGTACGGACGGCGGACCGCATCGTCACGCTCGATCGCGGCCGGCTGGTCGAGGACGGAAGCCACGACATGCTGATCAAGACCGGCGGCCGTTATGCGTCACTGCATCGGTTGCAAGGGGGATTCCATGAGGTCGGCTAA
- a CDS encoding OsmC family protein, producing the protein MDLITFKNTQGPIKARYAGEAEEALLTLKAAGAADDSAVLCKVETGRGLAVAGIHPKCGGTGLELCSGDMLLEALVACAGVSMRAAAAVLDIPVRSIKVSAEGDVDLRGTLGISDDVPVGFKEIRLAFEVDADASRAQLDQLAELTDKYCVVFQTIQGRPTTSVSISRSQP; encoded by the coding sequence ATGGATCTCATCACGTTCAAAAACACCCAAGGGCCAATCAAGGCACGTTACGCCGGCGAGGCAGAGGAAGCCCTTCTCACATTGAAGGCCGCCGGCGCGGCAGACGACTCTGCCGTTCTCTGCAAGGTGGAAACAGGCCGCGGGTTGGCTGTCGCCGGCATTCATCCAAAATGCGGTGGTACGGGTCTCGAACTCTGCTCGGGCGACATGCTGCTGGAGGCATTGGTCGCCTGCGCCGGCGTGTCGATGCGCGCTGCCGCCGCCGTCCTCGACATCCCCGTGAGATCGATCAAGGTCAGCGCCGAGGGTGACGTTGACCTGCGAGGCACCCTCGGGATTAGCGACGACGTTCCCGTTGGCTTCAAGGAAATCAGGCTGGCGTTCGAGGTCGATGCCGACGCATCTCGGGCACAACTTGATCAGCTCGCGGAACTCACTGACAAATATTGCGTCGTGTTTCAAACCATCCAGGGCCGCCCCACGACCAGCGTCAGCATCAGCCGCAGTCAGCCTTAG
- a CDS encoding GntR family transcriptional regulator — MTETILHYGQAPNCSAVNSKEREGDTLHDEVLSRLRDLIVEGRLPPAARVPEKELCAEIGVSRTPLREALKVLAAEGLVELRRNRGARVRCFTEEDVRNLFEVLAALESAAGRLACARITDAEIAAIERLHYDMYGCYMRRELPAYFRLNQAIHLSIVEAARNPALKETYVGFTARMRQFRYSANTIVRDRWGEAMREHELMLDALRNRDGQELGSILFDHLLKKYEAASQTIGRDPENGERAARNRPAS, encoded by the coding sequence GTGACGGAAACAATTTTGCATTACGGTCAAGCTCCGAACTGCTCCGCCGTTAATTCGAAGGAGCGCGAGGGCGATACCCTTCACGACGAGGTGCTGTCGCGCCTGCGCGACCTGATCGTCGAGGGGCGGCTGCCGCCGGCCGCACGGGTTCCCGAAAAAGAGCTTTGCGCCGAGATCGGTGTCTCGCGGACGCCTCTCCGGGAAGCCTTGAAGGTTCTGGCGGCCGAAGGCCTGGTCGAGCTGCGGCGCAATCGGGGCGCCCGAGTTCGCTGTTTCACCGAAGAGGACGTCCGGAATCTGTTCGAAGTCCTCGCCGCCCTCGAGTCCGCGGCCGGGCGGCTCGCCTGTGCGCGCATCACGGACGCGGAGATCGCTGCGATCGAGCGCCTGCATTACGACATGTACGGCTGCTATATGCGGCGCGAGCTGCCCGCCTATTTCCGCCTCAACCAGGCGATCCACCTGAGCATCGTCGAAGCTGCGCGAAACCCCGCGTTGAAGGAGACCTACGTAGGTTTCACCGCGCGAATGCGCCAGTTTCGCTATTCGGCCAACACCATCGTCCGCGACCGCTGGGGCGAAGCCATGAGAGAGCACGAGCTGATGCTCGACGCCTTGCGCAACCGCGACGGCCAGGAGCTGGGATCGATTCTCTTCGATCACCTTCTGAAGAAGTATGAGGCGGCGTCACAAACCATCGGCCGCGACCCAGAGAATGGCGAGCGCGCGGCGCGTAACAGGCCTGCGAGCTAG
- a CDS encoding DUF3455 domain-containing protein produces the protein MNILSKVLLSAVWLASVLPTVEASSQAPPAFDVRNATVIATLHAEGAQIYECKPDSSKSASRPHALTWQFREPIATLIIGGQSVGRHFAGPSWDYIDGSGVKGRVVASAPAATSNDIPWLEIEVVDHRNDGILSDATTVQRTNTRGGVAQGSCETAGQYLIIPYAADYVFLRKS, from the coding sequence ATGAATATTCTTTCCAAAGTGTTGCTCAGCGCCGTTTGGCTTGCCTCTGTTTTGCCTACCGTCGAGGCATCCTCACAAGCACCCCCAGCGTTTGACGTGCGTAATGCCACGGTAATCGCAACCCTTCACGCGGAAGGTGCTCAAATCTACGAGTGCAAACCCGATTCCTCCAAGTCTGCATCGCGGCCTCACGCGCTGACGTGGCAGTTCCGCGAGCCCATCGCCACGCTGATTATTGGCGGGCAATCAGTTGGGAGGCACTTCGCGGGCCCAAGCTGGGACTACATCGATGGCAGCGGCGTGAAGGGCCGGGTGGTCGCGAGTGCGCCCGCGGCTACCTCCAATGATATTCCGTGGTTGGAAATCGAGGTTGTGGACCATCGCAACGATGGCATCCTGTCCGATGCGACAACCGTCCAGCGCACCAACACCAGGGGCGGGGTCGCGCAAGGATCGTGCGAAACAGCCGGCCAATATCTCATCATCCCGTACGCCGCGGATTACGTGTTTCTGCGCAAGAGTTGA
- a CDS encoding calcium-binding protein, translating into MAIKANFFRNARLLSVFGDNADNTIVASRDAAGNILLNNGSISVAGGSPTVANTALIQVFGQGGNDTITLNEVNGALPAAQLFGGAGDDTLTGGSGNDQLFGGSGNDSLLGKGGADLLFGGAGNDTLTGGDANDQMFGEAGNDRMIWNPGDDSDLMEGGDGNDTAEVNGGNGAEVFTITANGARVRLDRTDPAPFILDIGTTENLVINASGGDDTIIAGNGLSSLIQLTVDGGEGNDTIVGGDGADKLLGGDGNDSITGGRGSDTALLGNGDDTFIWNPGDGSDTVEGQAGADTLVFNGSNIAEQITVSANGSRARLSRDIGGVVMDMNGTETFNVNALGGSDLITVNDLSGTDVSQVNIDLSQSGNPDGAADTIVINATNGDDVISISNEDGVVTISGLASEVRITNFDANDTIVINGLGGDDVIEASGLSGMKLIANGGDGDDILIGSPGNDTLSGGAGDDVLLGGGGLDVLDGGTGSNTVINSLMAARATDGTSAALLSQFMASSFVSAGDGQGAAPIADPSTQQPLLAQPHA; encoded by the coding sequence ATGGCTATCAAAGCTAACTTTTTCCGTAACGCCCGCCTGCTGTCGGTGTTCGGCGACAACGCCGACAACACGATCGTCGCCAGTCGCGACGCGGCCGGCAACATCCTCCTCAATAACGGCAGCATATCCGTCGCGGGCGGCAGCCCGACGGTTGCCAACACGGCGTTGATCCAGGTGTTCGGCCAGGGCGGCAACGACACGATCACGCTCAACGAAGTCAATGGCGCCCTGCCCGCCGCCCAGTTGTTCGGCGGCGCGGGCGACGACACGTTGACCGGCGGTTCCGGTAACGATCAGCTTTTCGGCGGCTCGGGCAACGACAGCCTCCTCGGCAAAGGCGGTGCCGACCTGCTGTTCGGCGGCGCCGGCAACGACACGTTGACCGGTGGCGATGCTAACGACCAGATGTTCGGTGAGGCCGGCAACGATCGCATGATCTGGAACCCGGGTGACGACAGCGATCTCATGGAAGGCGGCGATGGCAACGATACCGCAGAGGTTAATGGCGGTAATGGCGCTGAAGTATTCACCATCACCGCCAATGGCGCCCGCGTACGCTTGGACCGCACCGACCCGGCTCCGTTCATCCTCGACATCGGCACTACAGAGAACCTTGTCATCAATGCCAGTGGCGGCGACGACACCATCATCGCCGGGAACGGCCTTTCCTCCCTTATCCAGCTCACCGTCGATGGCGGTGAGGGCAATGACACGATCGTGGGCGGCGACGGCGCCGACAAGCTGCTCGGCGGCGACGGAAATGATTCGATCACGGGCGGGCGAGGCAGTGACACGGCGCTGCTCGGCAACGGCGATGACACGTTCATCTGGAATCCCGGTGACGGTAGCGACACGGTCGAGGGGCAGGCCGGTGCCGATACGTTGGTGTTCAACGGTTCCAACATTGCCGAGCAGATCACTGTATCCGCCAATGGCTCGCGCGCCAGACTGTCGCGCGACATCGGCGGTGTCGTCATGGATATGAACGGGACCGAGACCTTCAACGTCAACGCCCTGGGCGGATCCGATCTCATCACGGTCAACGACCTCTCCGGAACCGACGTTAGTCAAGTCAACATCGACCTTAGCCAAAGCGGCAACCCCGACGGCGCAGCCGACACGATCGTCATCAACGCGACCAATGGCGATGACGTGATCTCGATCAGCAACGAAGACGGCGTAGTCACGATATCGGGCCTCGCCAGCGAGGTGAGGATCACCAATTTCGACGCCAACGATACGATCGTCATCAATGGCCTCGGCGGCGATGACGTCATCGAGGCGTCCGGGCTGAGCGGCATGAAGCTTATCGCCAATGGCGGTGATGGCGACGACATTCTGATCGGCAGCCCCGGCAATGACACGCTCTCTGGCGGCGCAGGAGACGACGTTCTGCTCGGCGGCGGGGGACTGGACGTCCTCGACGGCGGCACCGGTTCGAACACCGTCATTAACTCGCTCATGGCCGCGAGAGCAACCGACGGTACGAGTGCTGCCCTGCTGAGCCAGTTCATGGCCTCGAGCTTCGTCTCCGCGGGTGACGGTCAAGGCGCAGCGCCGATTGCCGATCCGTCCACCCAGCAACCGTTGCTGGCGCAACCTCACGCCTGA
- a CDS encoding GFA family protein, which translates to MTTHKGKCFCGAVEVEVQGAPEAMGYCHCSSCRSWSAAPVNAFTLWKPQNVAITKGAEFLGRFMKTEMSNRQFCKRCGGHLMTDHPPLGLVDVYAATIPTLKFSPGVHVNYAETVLPMKDGLPKLKDFPAELGGTGVAVPE; encoded by the coding sequence ATGACGACGCATAAGGGCAAATGCTTTTGCGGCGCGGTCGAAGTTGAAGTGCAAGGCGCGCCCGAAGCCATGGGCTACTGCCACTGCTCATCCTGCCGGTCGTGGTCGGCAGCGCCGGTGAATGCATTCACGCTCTGGAAGCCGCAGAACGTGGCAATTACGAAGGGCGCGGAGTTTCTCGGCAGGTTCATGAAAACCGAGATGAGCAACCGGCAGTTCTGCAAGCGCTGCGGCGGCCACCTGATGACCGACCATCCGCCGCTCGGGCTGGTCGACGTATACGCCGCCACGATTCCGACGCTGAAATTCAGCCCGGGCGTCCACGTCAACTACGCCGAAACGGTGCTGCCGATGAAGGACGGGCTGCCGAAGCTGAAGGATTTTCCGGCAGAATTGGGAGGCACCGGTGTGGCCGTTCCTGAATAA
- a CDS encoding pyridoxal-phosphate-dependent aminotransferase family protein, protein MSYQPGRHFLQIPGPTNTPLPVLAAIGRPTIDHRGPEFGTLGRDVLSGIRTIFKTTNPVVIYPASGTGAWEAALVNTLSPGDRVLMFETGWFATLWNRMATKLGLAPELIKGDWRSGVNADAVETRLREDRAREIKAVAVVHNETSTGVTSNIAAVRRAIDRSGHPALLLVDTISSLGSIDYRHDEWDVDVTVGGSQKGLMLPPGLSFNAVSDRALAASKRARLPRSFWDWDDMLASNTNGYFPYTPATNLLQGLKVAIEMLHQEGLDNVFRRHQRAAEATRQAVRHWGFEIQCDNDEEYSSSLTAVRLPEGHSADALRADILGRCNMSLGNGLGPLADKVFRIGHLGDFHDLMVTGALSGVEIGLKARGIPYHPGGVDAAMSYLAGNAGAPAEAA, encoded by the coding sequence ATGAGCTATCAGCCCGGCCGTCATTTCCTGCAGATCCCCGGCCCGACCAACACGCCTTTGCCAGTACTTGCCGCGATCGGCAGGCCGACGATCGACCATCGCGGGCCGGAATTCGGGACGCTCGGGCGTGACGTTCTGTCGGGCATCAGAACCATCTTCAAAACGACGAACCCGGTCGTGATCTATCCGGCCTCGGGCACGGGGGCGTGGGAGGCCGCGCTCGTCAACACGCTCTCGCCTGGCGACCGCGTGCTGATGTTCGAAACGGGTTGGTTCGCCACTTTGTGGAACCGCATGGCGACGAAGCTCGGGCTGGCTCCGGAGTTGATCAAGGGCGACTGGCGCTCCGGCGTGAATGCAGACGCGGTCGAAACGCGCCTGCGGGAGGACAGAGCGCGGGAGATCAAGGCGGTCGCCGTCGTGCACAACGAAACTTCGACGGGCGTGACCTCGAACATTGCCGCCGTGCGGCGCGCGATCGACAGATCGGGCCATCCGGCGTTGCTTCTTGTCGATACGATTTCGTCGCTCGGTTCGATCGACTATCGCCATGATGAATGGGATGTGGACGTGACCGTCGGCGGCTCGCAGAAGGGCTTGATGCTGCCGCCTGGCCTTTCCTTCAACGCCGTGTCCGACAGGGCGCTCGCCGCATCGAAGCGTGCAAGGCTGCCGCGTTCGTTCTGGGACTGGGACGACATGCTGGCGAGCAACACGAACGGCTATTTCCCCTATACGCCGGCGACCAACCTCCTGCAGGGTCTGAAGGTCGCGATCGAGATGCTGCACCAGGAGGGACTCGACAACGTCTTTCGCAGGCATCAGCGCGCGGCCGAGGCGACCCGGCAGGCGGTGCGCCATTGGGGCTTCGAGATCCAGTGCGACAACGACGAAGAGTATTCCTCCTCGCTGACGGCCGTGCGCCTGCCGGAGGGCCACTCGGCCGACGCGCTGCGTGCGGACATTCTCGGGCGCTGCAACATGTCGCTCGGCAACGGGCTCGGCCCGCTCGCCGACAAGGTGTTCCGCATCGGCCATCTCGGCGACTTCCATGATCTCATGGTGACGGGAGCGCTGTCGGGCGTAGAGATCGGCCTGAAAGCCCGTGGCATTCCATACCACCCAGGGGGCGTCGATGCGGCAATGAGTTACCTCGCCGGTAACGCGGGGGCGCCCGCGGAGGCTGCCTGA